A window of the Nitrospirota bacterium genome harbors these coding sequences:
- a CDS encoding carbon-nitrogen hydrolase → MRIGLIQMSCSDSPKKNLSKACDRILQTAKKGARIVCLQELFRSRYFCQKEDASFFRLAETIPGESTVTLCDLARSKRIVIVAPVFEKRTDGVYHNSAVVIDADGTLLGRYRKMHIPDDPCYFEKFYFTPGDLGFEAFQTRFAKIGVLICWDQWFPEAARLTALRGAQILFYPTAIGWLRGEKPEINRRQEEAWEIIQRSHAVANGVFVAAANRVGREGNLTFWGRSFVSGPFGEQLAQASGTHEQDLIVECDLTSVGKTRQGWPFLRDRRVDAYKGLTKRLLDT, encoded by the coding sequence GTGAGGATCGGCCTGATTCAGATGTCCTGCTCGGATTCGCCGAAAAAGAATCTTTCCAAGGCTTGCGACCGGATTCTCCAAACCGCGAAAAAGGGCGCGCGGATCGTCTGTCTGCAGGAACTCTTCCGTTCCCGGTACTTCTGTCAAAAGGAGGACGCCTCGTTCTTCCGCCTGGCCGAAACGATCCCCGGAGAGTCCACAGTGACCCTATGCGATCTCGCTCGTTCCAAGCGGATCGTGATCGTGGCGCCCGTGTTTGAGAAGCGGACGGATGGCGTGTACCACAACAGCGCGGTCGTCATCGATGCGGACGGAACCCTCCTGGGCCGATACCGCAAAATGCACATTCCGGACGACCCCTGCTATTTCGAGAAATTCTACTTCACCCCCGGCGATTTGGGCTTCGAGGCGTTCCAGACCCGATTTGCGAAAATCGGGGTTCTGATATGCTGGGACCAGTGGTTTCCCGAGGCGGCACGACTGACCGCGCTCAGGGGTGCGCAGATCCTGTTCTACCCCACGGCCATCGGCTGGTTGCGCGGGGAGAAACCGGAAATCAATCGCCGCCAAGAGGAAGCATGGGAAATCATTCAACGATCGCATGCCGTGGCCAACGGCGTTTTCGTGGCGGCCGCGAACCGGGTCGGGCGCGAAGGGAACCTGACGTTCTGGGGAAGGTCGTTTGTGTCCGGCCCGTTTGGGGAGCAACTTGCGCAGGCGTCGGGAACTCATGAGCAAGATCTGATCGTGGAATGCGACCTCACCTCAGTGGGGAAGACAAGGCAAGGGTGGCCCTTCCTTCGCGATCGGCGTGTGGACGCCTACAAGGGACTCACGAAGCGGCTGCTGGACACGTGA
- a CDS encoding fibronectin type III domain-containing protein — MNPRLASLFVVIALALGAASAAQAASVSKVYLEYGFQHTYDTDTLWGLGYWDTGTSSWVERTWRTDGCPSNNCAYLTTVLIDVTCDDGGVQDLPGGCFADGDFDDPRDWRFRNEDDTANDSGYTYWARLYIYNDEGGVIQWEQNVKSYLDCEGYDFCGDDSGDGFHEIKFLNLSYNRVDLAFAGTMDNQDIQTGEGSNGQAICSFWWDEGWQCGWWTDAGTWDDTYRANQWRTVNPGTGEYYQDGTWGEDEVIWQPDFKECCTNENAQGTAWIKGSAFDIDWALYGTGLDYSKIYDASMQWRYRFRREDWDGNRDFFTVLMYLHEDNNNDGTACDGTLTTFNSGEAGIPFCDGGWGSDASDVAPESGYVHAMNNDGPSDGAGLTCVESGTGGAIAVDKTTWVNYSSGAALYMKDYFKQRATTTHKFCPEFKIRFRNIGGGTEDFDFFVDGMHVYAYVDWIEPTTSIAPNGQAWGNANVAFTLTPADTRPGDNGGTIAGAVGYTCWSQVEDGSACPGQSATCSGWNSGTSGSATCSAGSTCRRRICYYSVDDVGNMQSTQTSNVYYIDKTVPSTAIIAPIGADTVAVVSDGSCSCSWTGAAGASCSSWWQDELKKRGLNVTAVTAAQIDTLAEMQAYKAILNPYGEYYPETSGETVLNLIRQYANAGGFWFEAGGWNFYYSCGAAADLNTAGDDRVCVDITSAGSAQTRNKSSDGSNLVPNSAATAGTDTRPTSATGMTTGYSECTNNPRLYRLYEEADYQSGPSMHCYGKGCVVRTDAVDSATPDIYAELLRYWHKTNFNVSGLDYDNLGWGEDALPPGATQGDTWAWSGATKYTGTQANYDNNAGNPHQHYFSGASETITVPSGGWLYQWIYVPSTSVPTEVMLQFNDADWEQRAYWGANSIAWGTDGTCSRRSQGSFPAQRDQWVPLAVDATTVCLDNVTLNGWAYTLYNNSTYFDHTGAFRASTRTVTSNVTVTVNGADRAPFGTYSVSVGAGLNCRDQGSNLCDVKLDLADHVNNTATMTKEYGADWTIPTCSVSITEGTSAAYQYATGATVYYNNAVAGDFTVNSGAADATAGVAYVNFPAALQTATANVIQPAAFNKLYSWTSDTASATPTMTVYDKAANSTTCTFTYTYDNTAPSGGSVSYSNTFTSSTSASVSFVNPTDGGSGVAGRLVQRRSGTLSAGSCSGYGSWSTISTDPGSSPVSDTGLTTGCYQYRYVVTDNVNNSVTYCTDGTGCASLNEYKVDTTAPTSPTSFAVVESGDRTLKLTWTGGSDGESGIQKHVLYRCTPSCGAPGSLLVDGSTSACYDDGTGDGNCTDNGQSLSANTKYCYTVRAVNNAGTPETNTTQICAAALKAHESFQGAEGDAVKVRGFPLSAVDTGAVYIGTYVAANGNKIYLLNSSFSLVQTLDLGVGSGSVVGAPYSWYDSGTNDYLFVTTDAGKVFKIQNTETGDPDGTPASPLSVSAGWPKVLETSGGTCKVSPVVATTGPVVDDKLVYFGGTSDSGANKTTCLFGVENEDAYDGDTTFREQIVNLGGCTGASVSVTSTPAVKGTWNPKWMHTGSNCSTGSIHRVKLEPPTAPVAVGCSRSGLAGEIQAWITGSFGKLFFGTMGGASAKLYMLQNTENDVACSAIPPDAYSDLITPYSVSNSIAVGAKIYWQSFTDEVYSVDVGGRLYCVCQTGNAPCTQGATCNANFPKMLESGVPLREPLIVNGIVYLISNSGKLYAVEALCDNESETSCSSTDGVAPGTLVGGNEGYPFNLGVSAQDSTLSLRTVGATTRITVGTNGAVVYEVPLAGAP; from the coding sequence ATGAACCCGCGACTCGCATCCCTCTTCGTGGTGATCGCTCTGGCGCTCGGAGCCGCCTCGGCGGCTCAGGCGGCGAGTGTAAGCAAGGTCTACCTGGAATACGGCTTCCAGCATACGTATGACACCGACACGCTCTGGGGCCTGGGGTATTGGGATACCGGAACCTCAAGCTGGGTGGAGCGCACGTGGCGGACGGACGGCTGCCCGAGCAACAACTGCGCCTACCTTACCACGGTTCTCATCGACGTGACGTGCGACGATGGCGGGGTGCAGGATCTGCCTGGAGGCTGCTTCGCGGACGGTGATTTCGACGATCCGCGCGACTGGCGATTCCGAAACGAAGACGACACGGCGAACGACAGCGGCTACACCTACTGGGCTCGCCTGTACATCTACAATGATGAAGGCGGCGTGATCCAATGGGAGCAGAATGTGAAGTCGTATCTCGATTGCGAAGGCTACGATTTCTGCGGCGATGACTCCGGCGACGGCTTCCACGAGATCAAGTTCCTCAACCTGAGCTACAACCGCGTGGATCTCGCCTTTGCCGGCACGATGGACAATCAGGATATTCAAACGGGCGAGGGATCGAACGGTCAGGCCATTTGCAGCTTCTGGTGGGACGAGGGCTGGCAGTGCGGCTGGTGGACGGACGCGGGCACATGGGACGACACCTACCGCGCCAACCAATGGAGGACCGTCAATCCCGGAACGGGAGAGTACTACCAAGATGGCACCTGGGGCGAAGACGAAGTCATTTGGCAGCCGGACTTCAAGGAGTGCTGCACCAACGAAAACGCACAGGGCACCGCGTGGATCAAGGGGAGCGCGTTCGATATCGACTGGGCGCTCTACGGAACGGGCCTCGACTATTCCAAGATCTACGACGCCTCCATGCAGTGGCGATACCGCTTCCGGCGCGAAGACTGGGACGGCAACAGGGATTTCTTCACAGTGCTCATGTACCTACACGAGGACAACAACAACGACGGTACGGCGTGCGATGGAACGCTGACGACATTCAATTCGGGGGAAGCCGGCATTCCGTTCTGCGATGGGGGCTGGGGGTCGGACGCATCCGACGTGGCGCCCGAGTCGGGCTATGTCCACGCCATGAACAACGACGGGCCCAGTGACGGCGCCGGGCTCACCTGCGTGGAGTCCGGCACCGGCGGCGCGATCGCCGTGGACAAGACGACTTGGGTCAACTATTCGTCGGGTGCCGCACTGTACATGAAGGACTACTTCAAGCAGCGGGCCACGACCACCCACAAGTTCTGCCCGGAGTTCAAGATCCGATTCCGCAACATTGGCGGCGGAACCGAGGACTTCGATTTCTTTGTGGATGGCATGCACGTCTACGCCTACGTGGACTGGATCGAGCCGACCACCTCGATCGCCCCCAATGGGCAGGCATGGGGGAATGCAAACGTGGCCTTCACTCTCACTCCGGCCGACACGCGGCCCGGCGACAACGGCGGCACGATCGCGGGAGCCGTTGGCTATACCTGTTGGTCGCAAGTTGAGGATGGTTCCGCCTGCCCGGGGCAGAGCGCCACTTGCTCGGGTTGGAACAGCGGCACTTCCGGAAGCGCCACCTGCTCCGCCGGGAGCACGTGCCGTCGTCGCATTTGCTACTACAGCGTGGACGATGTTGGGAACATGCAGTCGACTCAGACCAGCAACGTCTACTATATCGACAAGACCGTGCCCTCCACCGCGATCATCGCGCCGATCGGGGCCGATACGGTCGCAGTGGTGAGCGACGGAAGCTGCTCCTGCTCATGGACCGGCGCCGCCGGAGCCTCGTGCTCCTCATGGTGGCAGGACGAACTTAAGAAGCGTGGGCTCAATGTCACCGCCGTTACCGCAGCCCAGATCGACACCCTGGCCGAAATGCAGGCCTACAAAGCCATCCTGAACCCGTACGGCGAATACTATCCAGAAACGTCCGGCGAGACGGTGCTCAACCTCATCCGGCAATACGCAAATGCGGGTGGGTTCTGGTTTGAGGCCGGGGGCTGGAATTTCTACTACTCCTGCGGGGCAGCGGCAGACCTCAACACCGCGGGGGACGACCGCGTCTGTGTGGACATCACCTCGGCCGGATCCGCCCAGACTCGGAACAAGTCGTCTGATGGATCAAATCTCGTGCCCAACTCGGCGGCCACCGCCGGCACGGATACTCGGCCCACCTCCGCCACGGGCATGACCACCGGATACAGCGAATGCACGAATAACCCGCGCCTCTACCGTTTGTACGAAGAAGCCGATTACCAGAGCGGTCCCTCGATGCACTGCTATGGAAAGGGATGTGTGGTGCGAACCGATGCGGTCGACTCGGCCACGCCGGACATTTACGCCGAGCTTCTGCGCTACTGGCACAAAACCAATTTCAACGTCAGCGGATTGGACTACGACAACTTGGGATGGGGCGAGGACGCCCTCCCACCCGGGGCCACGCAAGGAGACACGTGGGCGTGGAGCGGGGCGACGAAATACACCGGCACGCAGGCCAACTACGACAACAATGCGGGCAATCCCCACCAGCACTATTTCTCCGGAGCGAGCGAAACGATCACCGTTCCCAGCGGCGGTTGGCTGTACCAGTGGATCTACGTTCCATCCACGAGCGTACCCACCGAAGTCATGCTCCAATTCAACGACGCCGATTGGGAGCAGCGCGCCTATTGGGGCGCGAACAGCATCGCGTGGGGCACGGATGGCACATGTTCTCGCCGCTCTCAAGGTTCCTTCCCCGCCCAGCGCGATCAATGGGTACCGCTCGCCGTGGATGCCACCACCGTTTGCCTCGATAACGTTACACTGAATGGATGGGCTTACACGCTCTACAACAACTCCACGTATTTCGATCATACCGGTGCGTTCCGAGCGAGCACCCGGACGGTCACCAGCAATGTCACGGTCACCGTCAACGGGGCCGATCGTGCTCCCTTTGGGACTTACTCCGTGTCCGTTGGGGCGGGGCTGAACTGCCGCGACCAGGGTTCCAACCTGTGCGATGTCAAGCTCGATCTGGCCGATCACGTCAACAACACCGCCACGATGACCAAGGAGTACGGTGCGGACTGGACGATTCCCACCTGCTCCGTGTCAATCACCGAGGGCACGTCCGCCGCCTATCAATATGCTACGGGGGCCACGGTCTACTACAACAACGCGGTGGCCGGCGATTTCACCGTCAATTCGGGTGCGGCCGATGCGACTGCCGGTGTGGCCTATGTGAACTTTCCTGCCGCCCTCCAGACCGCCACTGCAAATGTGATCCAACCCGCCGCATTCAACAAGCTCTACTCGTGGACCTCGGACACGGCTTCAGCTACACCCACAATGACTGTATACGACAAGGCCGCGAACTCAACCACCTGCACGTTCACCTACACGTATGACAACACGGCTCCTTCCGGTGGCTCCGTCTCCTATTCAAACACTTTCACATCCTCAACAAGCGCATCCGTCAGTTTCGTCAACCCGACGGATGGCGGGTCCGGCGTGGCAGGCCGTCTCGTTCAGCGGCGGTCAGGGACGCTCTCCGCCGGGAGTTGCAGCGGGTACGGTTCGTGGTCCACCATCTCCACCGATCCGGGTTCTTCGCCGGTCAGCGACACGGGTCTGACCACCGGCTGCTACCAATACCGTTATGTCGTGACGGACAATGTCAACAACTCCGTGACCTACTGCACGGATGGGACCGGCTGCGCGAGCCTCAATGAGTACAAGGTCGACACCACGGCGCCGACGTCGCCGACCTCCTTCGCGGTGGTGGAATCCGGCGACCGCACGCTCAAGTTGACCTGGACCGGGGGCTCCGATGGCGAGTCCGGCATCCAGAAGCACGTGCTCTACCGATGCACGCCCTCGTGCGGCGCCCCGGGATCCCTTCTGGTCGATGGCTCCACGAGTGCGTGCTACGATGATGGAACCGGCGACGGCAACTGCACGGACAACGGCCAGTCGCTCTCGGCCAACACAAAGTACTGCTACACCGTTCGGGCCGTAAATAACGCGGGAACCCCTGAAACCAACACCACGCAGATCTGTGCCGCAGCGCTCAAGGCCCATGAGAGCTTCCAGGGGGCCGAGGGCGACGCGGTGAAAGTGCGCGGCTTCCCCCTCTCCGCCGTCGATACGGGGGCCGTCTACATCGGTACCTACGTGGCCGCGAACGGGAACAAGATCTATCTGCTCAATTCCTCTTTCTCTCTCGTCCAAACATTGGACTTGGGCGTGGGAAGCGGAAGCGTCGTGGGCGCTCCCTATTCTTGGTACGACTCGGGAACGAACGACTACCTCTTCGTGACGACTGATGCGGGAAAAGTCTTCAAGATCCAGAACACCGAAACCGGCGACCCGGACGGCACGCCGGCGTCTCCCCTTTCCGTTTCGGCCGGCTGGCCCAAGGTCCTGGAGACGTCGGGTGGAACCTGCAAGGTATCGCCGGTGGTCGCCACCACAGGCCCGGTGGTGGACGACAAGCTGGTCTACTTCGGCGGTACGTCGGACTCAGGAGCGAACAAAACCACCTGCCTATTCGGGGTCGAAAACGAAGATGCCTATGACGGCGACACAACCTTCCGTGAACAGATCGTCAATCTCGGCGGATGCACGGGTGCGAGCGTGAGCGTCACCTCCACGCCGGCCGTGAAAGGTACGTGGAACCCGAAGTGGATGCACACTGGAAGCAACTGCTCCACCGGTTCGATCCACAGAGTCAAGCTGGAGCCGCCCACGGCTCCCGTTGCGGTCGGTTGTAGCCGAAGCGGCTTGGCGGGCGAGATCCAGGCGTGGATCACGGGCAGTTTCGGCAAACTCTTTTTCGGCACGATGGGCGGGGCCTCGGCCAAGTTGTACATGCTGCAAAACACTGAAAACGACGTGGCCTGCTCGGCCATCCCGCCCGACGCCTACTCGGACCTGATCACGCCCTACTCCGTTTCCAATTCCATCGCCGTGGGGGCCAAGATCTATTGGCAGAGCTTCACGGACGAAGTCTATTCCGTTGACGTGGGAGGCCGGCTCTATTGTGTCTGCCAAACCGGCAACGCACCTTGTACGCAGGGCGCCACCTGCAACGCAAACTTTCCGAAAATGCTCGAGAGCGGCGTCCCCCTGCGCGAACCCCTCATCGTGAATGGGATCGTATACCTCATCTCCAATTCAGGGAAGCTCTACGCGGTGGAGGCCCTCTGCGACAACGAGAGTGAGACCTCGTGCAGCTCGACAGACGGCGTGGCTCCCGGCACCTTGGTGGGTGGGAACGAGGGCTATCCGTTCAATCTGGGCGTCTCGGCTCAGGACTCCACCCTCAGCCTCCGGACGGTCGGCGCAACCACCCGCATCACCGTGGGAACGAACGGGGCCGTCGTCTACGAAGTGCCCCTGGCCGGCGCGCCGTAG
- a CDS encoding agmatine deiminase family protein: protein MPAEWEPHEATWLSWPHNSKSWPGIIERIPPIWAAMTKALQIGEKVRILVKDAVLEREARALLRKAGALSSNVEFFRTITDDAWIRDHGPIFIQRLTAHGSRLTAITDWIYNCWGGKYHPFVHDDAIPRKIAGWLKLPLFEPRIVLEGGSIDLNGEGCLLTTESCLLHRNRNPHLNRKQIESYLEEYLGVEKILWLGDGIVGDDTDGHIDDIARFVNPRTILCAWEDDPSDANCKPLADNYKRLRKMKDCRGRPFHIVKIAMPDPVVFQGQRLPASYANFYIGNRVVLVPTFGGRRDRDAMRTIGKFFPGRRIVSIPSRDLIWGLGACHCVTQQQPA, encoded by the coding sequence ATGCCGGCAGAGTGGGAACCGCACGAGGCCACCTGGCTGTCATGGCCGCACAACTCCAAATCCTGGCCCGGCATCATTGAACGGATCCCCCCGATCTGGGCGGCCATGACGAAGGCGCTTCAAATCGGCGAAAAAGTCCGCATTCTGGTGAAAGACGCCGTTCTCGAACGCGAGGCAAGGGCGCTGCTCCGAAAGGCGGGCGCACTTTCCTCAAACGTAGAATTCTTTCGAACGATTACGGACGATGCCTGGATCCGCGACCACGGTCCGATCTTCATCCAACGGCTCACGGCTCACGGCTCACGGCTCACGGCGATTACCGACTGGATCTACAACTGCTGGGGAGGTAAATATCATCCGTTCGTGCATGATGATGCGATCCCCAGGAAGATCGCCGGATGGCTGAAACTTCCTCTGTTCGAACCCAGAATCGTGCTTGAAGGAGGATCCATTGACCTGAACGGCGAGGGGTGCCTCCTGACCACCGAATCGTGCCTGCTCCATCGCAACCGGAATCCCCACCTGAACCGCAAGCAGATCGAATCGTACCTTGAGGAATACCTCGGCGTTGAAAAGATTCTCTGGCTGGGGGACGGCATTGTGGGCGACGATACGGACGGCCACATCGACGACATCGCGCGCTTCGTGAATCCCCGGACGATCCTGTGCGCTTGGGAAGATGACCCTTCCGATGCGAACTGCAAACCGCTGGCCGACAACTACAAGCGCCTGCGCAAGATGAAGGACTGTCGAGGACGCCCGTTTCATATTGTAAAGATTGCAATGCCTGACCCCGTGGTGTTTCAGGGGCAGAGGTTGCCGGCGAGCTACGCGAACTTCTACATCGGAAATCGGGTGGTGCTGGTGCCGACGTTCGGGGGCCGAAGGGATAGGGACGCAATGCGAACCATCGGAAAGTTCTTCCCGGGGCGACGCATCGTTTCCATTCCCTCCCGCGATCTCATCTGGGGCCTTGGCGCCTGCCATTGCGTCACCCAACAACAACCGGCCTGA